The Acidiferrobacteraceae bacterium genome window below encodes:
- the cutA gene encoding divalent-cation tolerance protein CutA, whose translation METAHQFVFTTCPDATVAETLAQSLVEEGLAACANILPGLRSIYRWKGKTERADEVLVLIKTTASRYHDLEQRIIALHPYELPEIVTVPITNGLAPYLAWLENPERKS comes from the coding sequence ATGGAAACCGCTCATCAATTCGTATTTACTACCTGCCCGGACGCGACCGTGGCGGAGACCCTGGCGCAGTCCCTGGTGGAGGAGGGCCTGGCTGCCTGTGCGAACATCCTGCCCGGACTGCGCTCGATCTATCGCTGGAAGGGCAAGACAGAGCGTGCGGACGAGGTGCTGGTGTTGATCAAAACCACGGCGAGCCGTTATCACGACCTGGAACAACGGATCATCGCCCTGCACCCCTACGAACTTCCCGAAATTGTAACGGTCCCAATTACAAATGGCCTCGCGCCCTATCTCGCGTGGCTGGAAAATCCGGAAAGGAAATCATGA
- a CDS encoding FxsA family protein, producing MNLFTLLFALFLIVPMAEIWVMLQVGHVIGAGWTILLVLATAVAGSALVRAQGLSVMTKVRSELDRGVVPATEMVRGMLLLVAGALLLTPGFITDTIGLVLLLPPAQYFLIKAFLRRAVVSAQAAPAGGAPGHGGHVIDGSFRRESDRD from the coding sequence ATGAACCTATTCACCCTGCTATTTGCGCTGTTTTTGATCGTTCCGATGGCCGAGATCTGGGTCATGCTCCAGGTTGGCCACGTGATCGGCGCCGGCTGGACCATTCTCCTGGTCCTTGCCACGGCGGTGGCGGGCTCGGCCCTGGTACGGGCCCAGGGCCTGTCCGTAATGACCAAGGTACGGTCCGAGCTCGATCGCGGCGTGGTCCCGGCGACGGAAATGGTGCGGGGCATGCTGCTGCTGGTCGCCGGCGCCCTGCTGCTGACCCCGGGCTTCATTACCGACACCATCGGCCTGGTGCTGCTGTTGCCGCCGGCCCAGTATTTCCTGATCAAGGCCTTTCTTCGCCGCGCCGTGGTATCGGCCCAGGCCGCGCCCGCGGGCGGGGCTCCCGGTCACGGCGGCCACGTCATTGACGGCAGTTTCCGCCGCGAATCCGACCGCGATTAG
- the groES gene encoding co-chaperone GroES codes for MKVRPLHDRVVVRRLEQEQVSAGGIVIPDSAKEKPIQGEVIAVGNGKILENGNTQPLDVKVGDKVLFGKYAGTEVKVGDEEVLVMREEDIMGVIEA; via the coding sequence ATGAAAGTTCGCCCATTGCATGACCGTGTTGTAGTGCGTCGCCTCGAGCAGGAGCAGGTATCTGCCGGCGGGATCGTCATTCCGGATTCCGCCAAGGAAAAGCCGATCCAGGGCGAAGTAATCGCCGTGGGCAACGGCAAGATCCTGGAGAACGGCAATACCCAGCCCCTGGACGTGAAGGTGGGCGACAAGGTGTTGTTCGGTAAATACGCCGGCACCGAGGTGAAGGTCGGTGACGAAGAGGTGCTCGTGATGCGCGAAGAAGACATCATGGGCGTGATCGAAGCTTAA
- the groL gene encoding chaperonin GroEL (60 kDa chaperone family; promotes refolding of misfolded polypeptides especially under stressful conditions; forms two stacked rings of heptamers to form a barrel-shaped 14mer; ends can be capped by GroES; misfolded proteins enter the barrel where they are refolded when GroES binds), translating into MAAKEVLFSGTARQRMLDGVNTLANAVKVTLGPKGRNVVLDKSFGAPTVTKDGVSVAKEIELEDKFMNMGAQLVKEVSSKTSDIAGDGTTTATVLAQAMVREGLKSVAAGMNPMDLKRGIDKAVTSAVEELKKLSKPCSDHKEIAQVGTISANSDESIGSVIAEAMEKVGKEGVITVEEGSGLENELEVVEGMQFDRGYLSPYFVNNQDTMSADLENPYILIHDKKISNIRDLLPVLEAVAKTSRPLLLIAEDIEGEALATLVVNTIRGILKVCAVKAPGFGDRRKAMLQDIAILTGGQVISEEVGMSLEATTLEHLGEAKKIQITKENTTVIDGSGAKQDIEGRVKQIRTQIEEATSDYDKEKMQERVAKLAGGVAVIKVGAATEVEMKEKKARVEDALHATRAAVEEGVVPGGGVALVRALMAIKGMTGANHEQDVGISIACRAMEEPLRQIVSNAGGEPSVVFKAVADNKGSYGYNAGSDEYGDMLKMGILDPTKVTRTALQNAASIAGLMITTECMVADAPQEEAAGGAPGMGDMGGMGGMGGMGGMM; encoded by the coding sequence ATGGCAGCGAAAGAAGTCCTATTTTCCGGTACCGCCCGCCAGCGCATGCTGGACGGCGTGAATACCCTGGCCAACGCGGTCAAGGTGACCCTGGGCCCCAAAGGCCGCAACGTCGTGCTGGACAAGTCCTTCGGCGCCCCGACCGTGACCAAGGACGGCGTGTCCGTGGCCAAGGAGATCGAGCTCGAAGACAAATTCATGAACATGGGTGCGCAGCTGGTGAAGGAGGTTTCGAGCAAGACTTCCGACATCGCCGGTGACGGCACCACGACTGCGACCGTGCTGGCCCAGGCCATGGTCCGTGAGGGCCTGAAGTCGGTGGCCGCCGGAATGAACCCCATGGATCTCAAGCGTGGCATCGACAAGGCCGTGACCTCAGCGGTGGAAGAGCTGAAGAAGCTGTCCAAGCCGTGCTCCGACCACAAGGAGATCGCCCAGGTGGGCACCATCTCCGCCAACTCCGACGAGTCCATCGGCAGCGTCATCGCCGAGGCCATGGAGAAGGTTGGCAAGGAAGGCGTCATTACCGTGGAAGAGGGCTCGGGCCTGGAGAACGAGCTGGAAGTGGTCGAAGGCATGCAGTTTGACCGCGGCTACCTGTCCCCCTACTTCGTCAACAATCAGGACACCATGAGTGCGGATCTCGAGAATCCGTACATCCTGATTCACGACAAGAAGATCTCCAACATCCGCGACCTGCTTCCGGTATTGGAAGCCGTCGCCAAGACCAGCCGTCCGCTGCTGCTGATCGCCGAGGACATCGAGGGCGAGGCCCTGGCGACCCTGGTGGTCAACACCATTCGCGGCATCCTCAAGGTATGTGCAGTCAAGGCGCCAGGCTTCGGCGATCGCCGCAAGGCCATGTTGCAGGACATTGCCATCCTGACCGGTGGCCAGGTGATCTCGGAAGAGGTCGGTATGAGCCTGGAGGCCACGACCCTGGAGCACCTGGGTGAAGCCAAGAAGATCCAGATCACCAAGGAGAACACCACGGTGATCGACGGCTCCGGTGCCAAGCAGGACATCGAGGGGCGCGTGAAGCAGATCCGCACCCAGATCGAGGAAGCGACCTCCGACTACGACAAGGAGAAGATGCAGGAACGCGTCGCCAAGCTCGCCGGCGGTGTGGCCGTGATCAAGGTCGGGGCCGCCACCGAAGTCGAGATGAAGGAAAAGAAGGCGCGCGTGGAAGATGCGCTGCATGCGACCCGTGCCGCGGTGGAAGAAGGCGTGGTGCCCGGCGGCGGTGTCGCCCTGGTGCGTGCGCTGATGGCCATTAAGGGCATGACCGGCGCCAACCATGAGCAGGACGTCGGCATCAGCATCGCCTGCCGTGCCATGGAAGAACCCCTGCGCCAGATCGTGTCCAATGCCGGTGGCGAGCCGTCGGTCGTGTTCAAGGCCGTGGCCGACAACAAGGGCAGCTACGGCTACAACGCGGGCAGCGATGAATACGGCGACATGCTGAAGATGGGCATCCTGGATCCGACCAAGGTGACCCGTACCGCATTGCAGAACGCCGCGTCCATCGCCGGACTCATGATCACCACCGAGTGCATGGTGGCCGACGCGCCGCAGGAAGAAGCGGCCGGTGGCGCCCCGGGCATGGGTGACATGGGTGGAATGGGCGGTATGGGTGGAATGGGCGGTATGATGTAA